A portion of the Marinobacter alexandrii genome contains these proteins:
- a CDS encoding S41 family peptidase — protein sequence MKHPLIIFLALMSSLLLAQDDSLLKTHSKDKLLEDYDLMVSSLKEAHTGLYWYTSFSEYEKVFKENRDKIYDGMDSYEFFRVLSFVTAADKEGHSRVSSSSSDIGNYISQKGKYLPFGIKTIDKKIYLLNDIGDNKTKGKFLSSIDGVVIDSIVSKMFDHISRLSDGFTTSGKYRVIDRFSFAGYYLDFIHIPKKDNASITLIDPKTNSKTKITVKLVDRDGLVSIARKTPKKKIEQIEGLYNFEIKSDIQTAIMTFNDFGYEEFEEEHRSFKTVVDSLFGIIQKREIRNLVIDIRNVRGGSEGAEDYLFSYLTKTPYEKYKYVETKGLEYSFINYTNYKDDKEELYSMLKEEHYLAKDGRFLRKEGVLSTESPQENPFLGNLYILISGKTYSGGSEFASIAKAQSDALFIGEETGGGFYGQTSGLYTYLLLPNSQMEIRIPLLKFSTNFESADIPFGRGVIPDHKVTTTFEEYMAEQDVELEYTLNLIEEGK from the coding sequence ATGAAGCATCCATTAATTATATTCTTAGCATTAATGTCTTCCCTATTACTTGCTCAAGATGATAGCCTCTTAAAAACCCACTCAAAAGATAAACTCTTAGAAGATTATGATTTAATGGTTTCTTCCTTGAAAGAGGCACATACTGGGCTTTATTGGTATACTAGCTTTTCTGAGTATGAAAAGGTTTTCAAAGAAAACAGAGATAAAATTTATGATGGGATGGATTCATACGAATTCTTCAGAGTGCTCTCTTTTGTTACCGCTGCTGACAAAGAAGGACATTCAAGAGTGAGTTCCTCTTCGAGTGATATCGGGAATTATATCAGTCAGAAAGGAAAGTATCTGCCATTTGGTATCAAAACAATTGATAAAAAAATCTACTTACTCAATGACATTGGAGACAACAAAACGAAGGGTAAATTTTTAAGCAGCATAGATGGGGTGGTCATAGATTCCATTGTGAGCAAGATGTTCGATCATATTTCTCGTTTATCAGATGGTTTCACTACCTCTGGCAAGTATAGAGTTATTGACAGATTTAGTTTTGCAGGTTACTATTTAGATTTTATTCACATCCCTAAAAAAGACAATGCTTCCATTACTCTTATTGATCCAAAGACTAATAGCAAAACAAAAATAACCGTTAAACTAGTTGACAGAGACGGTCTAGTTTCAATCGCTCGAAAAACTCCAAAAAAGAAGATCGAGCAAATAGAGGGACTGTACAACTTTGAAATAAAATCAGATATTCAAACAGCAATTATGACGTTTAATGATTTCGGTTACGAGGAATTTGAAGAAGAGCACCGAAGTTTTAAAACAGTTGTAGATAGTCTGTTTGGAATCATCCAAAAGAGAGAAATAAGAAATTTGGTAATCGACATCCGAAACGTTCGAGGTGGCTCAGAAGGTGCTGAAGATTATCTGTTTTCTTACCTAACAAAAACACCGTATGAAAAATACAAATATGTTGAGACTAAGGGTCTGGAATATTCTTTCATTAATTACACAAATTATAAGGATGACAAAGAGGAGCTCTACAGCATGCTGAAGGAAGAACACTACCTAGCAAAAGATGGAAGATTTTTGAGAAAAGAAGGTGTATTGTCGACCGAATCACCTCAGGAAAACCCATTCCTCGGAAATTTATACATACTAATTTCCGGTAAAACCTATTCTGGCGGTTCTGAATTTGCATCAATTGCAAAAGCACAATCAGATGCTTTATTTATTGGAGAAGAAACAGGCGGTGGGTTTTATGGACAAACCAGTGGCCTATATACATATCTGCTTCTACCAAATTCACAAATGGAAATAAGAATACCTCTACTAAAATTTTCTACCAACTTTGAAAGTGCTGATATTCCATTTGGGCGTGGAGTTATCCCAGACCATAAAGTCACAACCACTTTTGAAGAATATATGGCTGAACAAGATGTAGAATTAGAATACACCCTAAATTTAATCGAAGAGGGCAAATAG
- a CDS encoding AraC family transcriptional regulator, translating to MSSIINVSEYHQIPILDGLELLNAKSHTLDFPFHTHETFNIALILTSTFNTKLTDKFLKAPISTLSITNPGEVHATPCDRDLGNSFFTYYVSPEAIKDFNNGEDVFFEDKIIYDQKIFNELYFLSKNYKKSHVEFEKRLTTSLKLLVRKYATERPIDFKTNKLFQSFINETSFNSFSLDKTASKFGINKYKFIRLFKQETGLTPNNFVLLKKIEKSKRMLKNGTPIFNVAIDCGFYDPSHFYKNFKRFTGVNPMDFQNALQVKY from the coding sequence GTGAGTTCCATTATTAATGTAAGTGAATATCATCAAATACCAATTCTTGACGGGTTGGAATTATTAAATGCAAAGTCTCACACACTTGACTTTCCGTTTCATACGCACGAAACTTTCAATATCGCTCTTATTCTAACCTCTACCTTTAACACAAAACTTACCGACAAATTTTTAAAAGCACCTATTAGCACCCTATCAATCACAAATCCGGGCGAAGTTCATGCAACACCATGTGATCGAGATCTTGGAAATTCATTTTTCACCTATTACGTATCTCCAGAAGCTATAAAGGATTTTAATAATGGTGAAGACGTCTTCTTTGAGGATAAGATTATTTACGATCAAAAAATTTTCAATGAGCTTTACTTCTTATCTAAAAATTATAAGAAAAGCCATGTCGAATTTGAAAAAAGACTAACCACTTCTTTGAAATTGTTAGTGAGAAAATATGCAACCGAAAGACCAATCGATTTTAAAACAAATAAACTGTTTCAAAGCTTCATCAATGAAACCAGCTTTAACTCTTTTTCATTGGATAAAACAGCGTCAAAGTTTGGAATAAACAAGTACAAGTTTATCAGACTCTTCAAGCAGGAAACAGGTTTAACACCAAATAATTTTGTACTGTTAAAAAAAATTGAAAAGAGTAAGAGAATGCTAAAAAATGGCACTCCAATATTCAATGTCGCAATTGATTGTGGGTTTTATGATCCTTCTCATTTTTATAAAAACTTCAAAAGATTCACAGGTGTGAATCCTATGGACTTCCAAAATGCTCTTCAGGTTAAGTACTGA
- a CDS encoding nucleoside deaminase has product MSLSVYSDEHFMRQALLEAQNAFDEGEIPIGAVVVCENKIIAKDHNRVERLNDATAHAEMLAITAAQNHLSSKYLNECTLFVTLEPCSMCAGGLFWTQVGRIVIGALDKERGFSRYNKDIIHPKTELKLGVSAPECEVLIKGFFKRIRKK; this is encoded by the coding sequence ATGAGTTTAAGCGTATATAGCGACGAACACTTTATGAGGCAAGCACTCCTGGAGGCACAAAATGCTTTTGATGAAGGTGAGATTCCAATTGGCGCGGTTGTGGTTTGTGAAAACAAAATCATCGCCAAGGATCATAACCGCGTGGAGCGTTTGAATGATGCTACCGCACATGCCGAGATGCTTGCTATTACTGCCGCTCAAAATCATCTTAGCTCGAAGTATCTGAATGAATGCACCTTATTTGTTACACTAGAGCCATGCAGCATGTGTGCAGGAGGTCTTTTCTGGACACAGGTCGGGAGAATAGTGATAGGAGCTTTAGATAAAGAAAGAGGCTTCTCTAGATATAACAAAGACATTATTCATCCTAAAACAGAATTAAAACTTGGTGTGAGTGCTCCTGAATGTGAGGTTTTAATTAAAGGTTTCTTTAAAAGAATAAGGAAAAAATAG